A part of Corynebacterium mustelae genomic DNA contains:
- the mqo gene encoding malate dehydrogenase (quinone): MSDSTNNATTISDEVDVALIGGGVMSATLGAMLRTLESGWSQVVFERLDAPAEESSSPWNNAGTGHSALCELNYTPEVNGKIEISKAIGVNEKFQLSRQFWAYQVNEGVLPTPREWINPVPHVSFGQGDDQIAYLRKRYDRLVNHPLFPNMEYTEDRAKFDELLPLMAEGRPKTDKVAISWTEGGTDINYGALTKQFLFDAQNKGTEIRYGHEVTKLHRDGSKWKLTVKNRHTGDVSVFRANFVFVGAGGMALPLLQKARIPEIRGFGGFPVSGEWLRCTNPEIVERHAAKVYGKASVGAPPMSVPHLDTRVIDGEKGLLFGPYAGWTPKFLKQGSWFDLPKSLKVTNLASMLSVGVKELGLTKYLITELMKDKNAKMESLREYMPNAKDEDWELVTAGQRVQVIKPVVGPSFGSLEFGTTLISHLDGSIAGLLGASPGASIAPAAMLEVLERCFGDRMIEWGDKIKEMMPSYGVKLATNKALFTEMWDYTQSTLQLDK, from the coding sequence ATGTCAGATTCCACGAACAACGCAACTACCATTTCGGACGAAGTAGATGTCGCCCTCATCGGCGGCGGTGTCATGAGCGCCACCTTAGGTGCAATGCTCAGGACACTTGAGTCAGGCTGGTCCCAGGTGGTTTTCGAGCGCCTAGACGCGCCAGCCGAGGAATCTTCCTCCCCATGGAATAACGCAGGAACCGGCCACTCGGCGTTGTGCGAGCTCAACTACACCCCAGAAGTCAATGGCAAGATTGAAATCTCCAAAGCAATCGGGGTAAATGAAAAGTTCCAGTTGTCCCGACAGTTCTGGGCTTACCAAGTTAACGAAGGAGTATTACCAACTCCTCGGGAATGGATCAACCCAGTCCCACACGTGTCTTTCGGTCAGGGTGATGACCAAATTGCCTATCTTCGTAAGCGCTACGATCGTCTAGTCAACCACCCGCTGTTCCCCAACATGGAGTACACCGAGGATCGTGCAAAGTTTGATGAGCTGCTTCCACTCATGGCGGAAGGCCGGCCGAAGACCGATAAAGTGGCAATCTCTTGGACCGAAGGCGGCACAGATATCAATTACGGCGCCTTGACCAAGCAATTCCTGTTCGATGCTCAAAATAAAGGCACCGAAATCCGTTACGGCCACGAGGTAACAAAGCTCCACCGTGATGGGTCGAAATGGAAATTGACTGTCAAAAACCGCCACACGGGTGATGTGTCGGTGTTCCGCGCAAATTTCGTATTCGTCGGTGCTGGCGGCATGGCATTGCCACTGTTACAAAAAGCACGTATCCCAGAAATCCGCGGTTTTGGTGGGTTCCCAGTCTCCGGTGAATGGTTGCGCTGCACCAATCCGGAAATCGTAGAGCGTCACGCCGCCAAAGTGTACGGAAAAGCAAGCGTCGGTGCGCCACCAATGTCTGTTCCACACCTAGACACCCGAGTTATCGATGGCGAAAAAGGCTTGCTCTTTGGTCCGTACGCAGGTTGGACCCCGAAATTCTTGAAGCAGGGTTCGTGGTTCGACTTGCCAAAGTCGCTGAAAGTAACCAACTTGGCATCCATGTTGAGCGTCGGTGTGAAGGAATTGGGACTAACCAAATACCTAATTACCGAATTAATGAAGGACAAGAATGCAAAGATGGAATCCTTGCGCGAATACATGCCAAACGCCAAGGATGAAGATTGGGAGTTGGTCACCGCAGGTCAGCGTGTGCAGGTTATTAAACCAGTCGTAGGCCCATCCTTCGGCTCCCTGGAATTTGGCACCACATTGATCAGCCACCTTGACGGTTCGATCGCAGGTCTCTTGGGTGCATCGCCTGGAGCTTCCATCGCGCCAGCCGCCATGCTGGAGGTGTTGGAACGATGCTTCGGTGACCGAATGATCGAGTGGGGCGACAAGATCAAGGAAATGATGCCTTCTTATGGTGTGAAACTAGCTACCAACAAAGCACTGTTCACGGAAATGTGGGACTATACGCAAAGCACATTGCAGCTTGATAAATAA
- a CDS encoding alpha/beta hydrolase gives MKQSAELPQFATAQWAPDILGKNFESLEFHLGADPDGESDILTTLVRYHPTPSETDETHTLRPAVVYVHGMTDYFFQTHVAEFFHDHGFDFYGVDLRKCGRSHREGHSWHYSTDLSQYHEDLTAVCTFLAQRYSSIIVIGHSTGGLITPLWLDELRRTNPSLHRHMKALILNSPWLDMMAPKILVKALTPWVKLKGKRSPKQPVRGGNLGTYGEALHISRHGEWDFNTKFKPITGHTKYMGWLRAVVQAQHAIHVGSVDAGVPTLSMCSQQSRLRRAYSQQSHTADTVLDVNQIKQWSPFIARNVTTVQIPDGMHDLFLSKPPARTHALEQCVFWLKNICGLPSDN, from the coding sequence ATGAAGCAATCTGCCGAATTACCTCAGTTCGCGACCGCACAATGGGCTCCCGATATTTTGGGAAAAAACTTTGAAAGTTTAGAATTTCATCTCGGGGCAGATCCTGACGGGGAATCAGACATTCTCACAACCCTCGTGCGGTATCACCCAACCCCTAGTGAGACTGATGAAACTCACACCTTAAGACCAGCTGTCGTCTATGTCCACGGCATGACGGACTATTTCTTTCAAACCCACGTTGCCGAGTTTTTCCACGATCATGGCTTTGACTTTTATGGCGTTGACCTTCGCAAGTGCGGGCGTTCACATCGGGAGGGTCACAGTTGGCACTACTCGACGGATTTATCCCAGTATCATGAGGATCTCACTGCGGTTTGCACGTTCTTGGCGCAACGCTATTCATCCATCATTGTTATTGGGCACTCTACTGGTGGGCTAATTACACCGTTGTGGCTAGATGAACTTCGACGTACGAACCCCTCTTTGCATCGCCACATGAAAGCCTTGATTTTAAATAGCCCATGGCTGGACATGATGGCGCCTAAGATTCTGGTAAAAGCGTTGACACCGTGGGTGAAATTGAAAGGTAAGCGGAGCCCAAAACAGCCAGTTCGTGGCGGAAATTTGGGTACCTATGGTGAAGCACTTCATATTTCACGGCATGGTGAATGGGACTTTAACACTAAGTTCAAACCGATCACTGGCCATACCAAATATATGGGGTGGCTTCGCGCTGTTGTGCAAGCCCAACATGCCATTCACGTAGGATCGGTGGATGCTGGGGTCCCGACCCTGTCTATGTGTTCCCAACAGTCACGATTACGGCGAGCATATTCACAGCAATCACACACAGCTGACACGGTGTTAGATGTTAACCAGATAAAACAATGGTCGCCGTTTATCGCGCGTAATGTCACTACCGTTCAAATCCCTGACGGCATGCATGACCTGTTCCTTTCCAAACCACCAGCACGCACCCATGCGCTGGAACAGTGCGTTTTTTGGCTCAAGAATATTTGTGGCTTACCAAGCGATAACTGA
- the mtr gene encoding mycothione reductase, with amino-acid sequence MNIMVEPTAEKHYDLIVIGAGSGNSIPGREFHEKSIAIIEKGSFGGTCLNVGCIPTKMYVYAAEVAQTVREADKYGIEASFNGVQWPSIVDRVFKNRIDPIAESGEAYRRGPKTPNIDVYDQPARFVGPKLISTGQGDDATVISGDTIVIAAGARPQIPNLVIESGVKYHTNETIMRLAELPKSMIVMGGGFIALEFAHIFKSFGVDVTLVNRSPRLLRRLDTDISDRITELTEKAITTKLGVEFESLSEDASGITATLSDGSTIRGDILLVATGRTPNGDQLNLSATGVEMDGSSIKVDEFGRTTAPGIWALGDVSSPFQLKHVANAETRAVRHNILHPNNMIPMPHKNVPAGVFTQPQIATVGLTEQQAVDAGYNITVKIQNYGDVAYGWAMEDTDHFAKLIADKDTGLLLGAHIIGPEAPTLIQQLITVMAFDLDVRKVARDQYWIHPALPELIENALLGLEF; translated from the coding sequence ATGAATATTATGGTTGAACCTACCGCAGAAAAACACTACGACCTGATTGTCATTGGCGCGGGCTCCGGAAATTCGATTCCGGGGCGGGAATTCCACGAGAAATCTATCGCGATTATAGAAAAAGGCTCCTTTGGCGGAACCTGCTTAAACGTCGGCTGCATTCCAACAAAGATGTATGTCTACGCAGCAGAAGTCGCACAAACCGTGCGAGAAGCAGACAAGTACGGAATTGAAGCTTCATTCAACGGCGTTCAGTGGCCAAGCATCGTGGACCGGGTATTTAAAAACCGGATCGACCCGATTGCCGAAAGCGGAGAAGCTTATCGACGTGGGCCTAAAACCCCGAATATCGATGTCTACGATCAACCCGCCCGCTTCGTCGGACCTAAATTAATCAGCACCGGGCAAGGCGACGATGCAACTGTAATATCCGGAGACACTATCGTTATTGCTGCTGGTGCGCGTCCACAGATCCCTAACCTGGTCATCGAATCGGGGGTGAAATACCACACAAATGAGACGATTATGCGGCTAGCGGAACTTCCGAAATCAATGATCGTCATGGGTGGCGGATTCATCGCGCTGGAATTTGCCCACATATTCAAATCCTTCGGCGTTGATGTCACTCTAGTCAATCGCTCGCCCCGTCTTCTCCGTCGACTAGATACAGACATTTCGGACCGAATCACCGAATTAACCGAAAAAGCAATCACCACGAAGTTAGGCGTCGAATTTGAATCTTTAAGCGAGGACGCTTCGGGTATTACAGCTACGCTTTCCGACGGTTCCACGATACGCGGTGACATTTTATTGGTTGCCACCGGCCGTACCCCCAACGGTGACCAGCTGAATCTCTCCGCCACCGGGGTAGAGATGGACGGTTCCTCCATCAAAGTTGATGAATTCGGACGCACCACCGCTCCAGGGATTTGGGCGCTTGGCGACGTATCCTCACCATTCCAGCTCAAACATGTTGCTAACGCGGAAACCCGCGCAGTGCGCCACAATATTTTGCATCCTAACAACATGATCCCTATGCCCCATAAAAATGTGCCAGCCGGGGTTTTCACTCAGCCGCAAATTGCAACGGTCGGTTTGACCGAACAGCAAGCTGTGGATGCTGGATACAACATCACGGTAAAAATCCAAAACTACGGCGATGTTGCTTACGGTTGGGCAATGGAAGACACCGACCACTTTGCCAAGTTAATTGCGGACAAGGACACCGGTTTATTACTAGGTGCACATATCATCGGGCCCGAGGCTCCCACGCTGATCCAACAGTTGATTACCGTCATGGCCTTTGACTTAGATGTCCGTAAGGTGGCTCGGGATCAGTATTGGATCCATCCAGCTTTGCCGGAACTAATCGAAAACGCCCTCCTCGGGCTGGAATTTTAG
- a CDS encoding cobyric acid synthase has product MVALMVAGCTSDAGKSVVVAGVCRAIARRGISVAPFKAQNMSNNSAVTPSGGEIGRAQALQAVACGLVPDTRFNPILLKPGSDRTSQLVVNGHATGTVSAKNYIEHRTYLRDIARQTLADLQKEFDVVVCEGAGSPAEINLRETDVANFGLAQAAQLPVYLVGDIDRGGVLAHFYGTYHIVDQADRELIRGFIVNKFRGDESILHPGLKKLEEMTGIPTCAVLPFIPGLWVDAEDSLQSTIGSTIGPDTQALGSQRLRVAAVRLPRVSNATDIEALACEPGVTVSWSVDPDYIAEADLVVLPGSKSTVSDLAWLRDTGIAAAIIQRAAAGKFIMGICGGFQMMCSTIIDPVESGVPEPVPGLKLFDADIVFHPEKTLINHGDGAYEVHHGRVVRCSEQPWIGDEGCRNGNIFGTHRHGQLENDAFRKELLATIATGIGKTGFRVDETMSFAAERLRQIDLIADTIEDCWDIDQLLGDVGFRS; this is encoded by the coding sequence ATGGTCGCGTTAATGGTGGCTGGCTGCACCTCCGATGCGGGAAAATCCGTCGTAGTTGCAGGGGTATGTCGGGCGATCGCGCGCCGAGGAATTAGCGTCGCGCCCTTTAAAGCACAGAACATGTCCAATAATTCCGCCGTTACGCCAAGTGGCGGTGAAATCGGGCGCGCTCAAGCCTTGCAAGCAGTCGCTTGTGGCCTGGTGCCAGATACGCGGTTCAACCCGATCTTGTTAAAACCCGGTTCCGATCGTACTTCCCAATTGGTGGTCAATGGTCACGCTACCGGAACTGTTAGCGCAAAAAATTATATTGAACATCGGACGTACCTTCGTGACATTGCACGACAAACGCTTGCTGATTTACAAAAAGAATTTGACGTGGTGGTGTGCGAAGGCGCGGGGTCACCCGCAGAGATAAACCTGCGGGAAACTGACGTTGCGAATTTCGGCCTTGCGCAGGCCGCACAGTTACCGGTCTACCTTGTGGGCGATATCGATCGCGGTGGGGTGCTTGCGCATTTCTATGGCACCTACCATATTGTTGATCAAGCAGATCGGGAGCTAATCCGGGGTTTTATCGTTAACAAGTTTCGTGGAGATGAATCTATTCTGCACCCTGGTTTAAAAAAGTTGGAAGAAATGACGGGAATTCCAACATGTGCGGTATTGCCGTTTATTCCTGGGTTATGGGTGGATGCGGAGGATTCGCTGCAGTCGACGATCGGCTCAACAATTGGGCCAGACACCCAGGCGCTTGGTAGTCAGCGGTTGCGGGTTGCAGCAGTACGATTGCCACGAGTGTCCAATGCCACGGATATTGAGGCACTTGCTTGTGAGCCGGGGGTTACTGTGAGCTGGTCAGTGGACCCGGATTACATTGCGGAGGCGGATCTTGTGGTACTGCCTGGTTCCAAGTCGACTGTCAGCGATCTCGCGTGGCTACGCGATACCGGAATTGCGGCTGCGATAATCCAACGTGCAGCTGCCGGAAAGTTTATTATGGGGATCTGTGGTGGCTTCCAAATGATGTGTTCTACAATCATCGATCCAGTAGAATCCGGTGTCCCAGAGCCGGTACCTGGGTTGAAGCTTTTCGACGCCGACATTGTCTTTCATCCGGAGAAAACGCTAATCAATCACGGCGACGGTGCATATGAGGTGCATCATGGCCGGGTGGTTCGATGCTCGGAGCAACCTTGGATAGGGGATGAAGGATGTCGAAACGGGAATATATTTGGTACTCATCGCCACGGACAGCTAGAAAACGACGCATTCCGAAAAGAATTATTAGCAACGATTGCTACTGGAATTGGGAAAACCGGGTTTCGCGTTGACGAGACAATGAGTTTCGCTGCAGAACGGCTGCGGCAAATCGATCTTATTGCCGACACCATTGAAGATTGTTGGGATATTGACCAACTTCTTGGTGATGTCGGCTTTAGATCCTAA
- the map gene encoding type I methionyl aminopeptidase, giving the protein MTIRKPLVPEKPTPIRDVPAHIERPEYVWKKKVRENCGEPWIQTPEVIEAMLEASKIAANALREAGKAVAPGVTTDELDRIAHEYMLDHGAYPSTLGYLGFPKSCCVSLNEIICHGIPDSTVIEDGDIVNIDVTAFKNGVHGDTNATFLAGNVSEEHKLLVTRTEEAMMRGIKAAKPGRQINVIGRVIEAYAKRFGYNVVRDFTGHGVGPTFHNGLVVLHYDSNMYTDVLEPGMTLTIEPMINLGELDYTIWDNGWTVQNDDYKFTAQFEHTIVITETGNEILTLPDS; this is encoded by the coding sequence ATGACAATTCGCAAACCGTTAGTTCCAGAAAAACCCACTCCCATTCGGGACGTTCCTGCACACATTGAACGTCCCGAATACGTATGGAAAAAGAAGGTACGCGAAAACTGCGGTGAGCCGTGGATACAAACCCCAGAAGTTATCGAGGCAATGCTGGAAGCCTCAAAAATTGCCGCGAATGCGCTGCGTGAAGCCGGAAAAGCCGTCGCCCCCGGAGTAACCACCGACGAATTGGATCGGATCGCTCATGAATACATGCTTGACCACGGTGCCTATCCCTCCACCTTGGGGTACCTGGGATTTCCAAAGTCATGCTGCGTGTCGTTGAACGAAATCATCTGCCATGGCATTCCCGATTCCACCGTGATAGAAGACGGCGATATCGTCAATATCGACGTCACTGCTTTTAAGAATGGAGTGCATGGCGATACCAATGCCACATTTCTGGCCGGAAATGTCAGCGAGGAACACAAGCTGTTGGTTACCCGCACTGAAGAAGCAATGATGCGGGGAATCAAGGCAGCGAAACCTGGGCGGCAGATCAACGTCATAGGTCGCGTGATCGAAGCGTATGCTAAGCGTTTCGGCTACAACGTGGTGCGTGATTTCACCGGACACGGAGTTGGGCCGACGTTCCACAACGGGTTGGTGGTGTTGCATTACGACTCCAATATGTACACCGATGTATTAGAACCCGGCATGACCCTAACCATTGAACCGATGATTAATCTCGGGGAACTGGATTACACGATTTGGGATAACGGCTGGACCGTACAAAATGACGACTACAAATTCACCGCACAGTTTGAACATACTATTGTGATCACCGAAACCGGCAATGAGATTTTGACATTGCCTGATTCTTAA
- a CDS encoding penicillin-binding transpeptidase domain-containing protein, with amino-acid sequence MNHSAVPALRFAVAACVAAGILSGCTPKPLSAEPIVEDFLSQMAARHIQAAAGLTDKEENVAEVWEATWAGLQAEGLETEITDVDIRDSLATATYTLRWDLPKDRELVYDASMTLNRINNQWKIRWQPTALHPKLGANQHLELRAINAQRASIVSSDGIEILAPGTVDRILVDTGKTSDRKATANAIAHALDVAHAEDESVPQIDATELAKSLQSASGTYSVTTVNQQAGARLRELLAEKPGIIFNDEAAMVSKTPGFAPDIVSRVTKLVNEELEGANGWRVAVVTHDGALIDDILYQAPKLAPAVRVSLNHKVQLAAEDAVNLRSEMKAMIVAIRPSNGEILAVAQTDKADEEGDLALTGQFPPGSTFKIITASAGIGQSGLRSDSIVACPGTMNIYGRTVTNYNGFSLGNVPLQTAFARSCNTTFADISTRLEAGELKRIGKEFGIGIDYDIPGLSTITGSIPNGDTPLDKTEAGYGQGLTLVSPFGMALVSATAAHGSTPTPQLVSGFSTTQKETVPPPSPETIEELRHLMGAVTEPGGTAAGINAGGKIYGKTGEAEINGGSHAWFTGYRDDIAFATLIVLGGGSESAVAITDKFFQRLDELSAPAG; translated from the coding sequence ATGAACCACTCAGCCGTACCAGCGTTGCGTTTTGCCGTGGCCGCATGTGTGGCGGCTGGAATACTCAGCGGATGCACCCCTAAACCATTGTCTGCGGAGCCAATTGTTGAGGATTTTCTCAGCCAGATGGCAGCGCGCCACATCCAAGCTGCGGCCGGGCTGACCGACAAGGAAGAAAACGTTGCCGAGGTGTGGGAAGCAACGTGGGCGGGCCTGCAGGCAGAGGGGCTTGAAACGGAAATTACCGATGTCGATATTCGGGATTCGCTGGCCACCGCGACGTACACACTTCGGTGGGATCTTCCTAAAGATCGGGAGTTAGTCTACGACGCCTCTATGACCTTAAACAGGATAAATAATCAGTGGAAGATCCGGTGGCAGCCAACAGCACTCCACCCGAAGCTGGGCGCAAATCAACATCTCGAATTACGCGCGATCAACGCGCAACGGGCAAGCATCGTATCCTCGGACGGAATTGAGATCTTAGCCCCAGGAACAGTCGATCGGATTTTGGTAGACACCGGCAAAACCTCCGATCGGAAAGCAACGGCTAACGCTATCGCCCACGCTCTCGACGTTGCTCACGCGGAGGATGAATCGGTGCCGCAAATAGATGCCACTGAGTTGGCAAAGTCCTTGCAATCGGCGTCGGGAACCTACTCGGTAACCACAGTTAACCAACAAGCTGGCGCGCGGCTGAGGGAATTGTTGGCAGAAAAACCAGGGATCATATTCAACGATGAAGCCGCCATGGTGAGTAAAACCCCAGGTTTCGCTCCAGATATTGTTTCTCGGGTGACGAAACTTGTTAATGAAGAATTAGAAGGAGCTAATGGTTGGCGGGTGGCGGTGGTCACTCATGATGGTGCGCTTATCGACGATATTTTGTATCAAGCTCCGAAATTAGCACCCGCAGTACGCGTGAGCCTTAATCATAAGGTTCAGTTAGCTGCCGAAGATGCGGTGAATCTGCGTTCTGAAATGAAAGCAATGATCGTTGCAATCCGTCCCAGTAACGGCGAGATCTTGGCAGTTGCCCAAACCGACAAAGCTGACGAAGAGGGCGATTTAGCACTCACCGGCCAATTCCCACCAGGTTCGACTTTTAAAATCATCACCGCTTCGGCCGGTATCGGCCAGTCAGGTCTTCGGTCTGATTCCATCGTTGCCTGCCCAGGGACTATGAATATCTATGGCCGCACGGTGACCAACTACAATGGCTTCTCCCTAGGAAACGTCCCACTACAAACCGCATTCGCTAGGTCCTGTAACACTACCTTTGCCGATATATCCACGCGCCTTGAAGCAGGTGAACTCAAACGGATAGGCAAAGAGTTCGGTATCGGAATTGACTACGATATTCCGGGACTATCCACCATTACCGGTTCAATCCCCAATGGTGATACTCCGTTAGACAAAACTGAAGCAGGCTACGGGCAGGGACTCACCTTGGTCAGCCCATTTGGCATGGCATTAGTATCAGCAACCGCAGCGCATGGTTCCACACCAACTCCGCAATTAGTGAGCGGCTTCAGCACCACCCAAAAAGAAACCGTTCCGCCGCCGTCGCCAGAAACCATCGAAGAACTACGGCACCTCATGGGGGCGGTGACAGAACCTGGTGGTACCGCTGCTGGAATCAATGCTGGCGGGAAAATCTACGGCAAGACCGGCGAAGCCGAAATCAATGGCGGTTCCCACGCGTGGTTTACTGGATACCGCGACGATATTGCGTTCGCCACACTGATCGTTCTTGGCGGGGGCTCTGAATCTGCGGTTGCCATTACGGATAAGTTCTTTCAGCGCCTTGATGAGCTTAGTGCCCCTGCTGGTTAA
- the ispG gene encoding flavodoxin-dependent (E)-4-hydroxy-3-methylbut-2-enyl-diphosphate synthase — MSTPLNLGLPSTQEQPPVLAPRRKTRQLMVGNVGVGSDYPVSVQSMTTTKTHDVNATLQQIAQLTASGCDIVRVACPKTVDAEALPIIAKKSPIPVIADIHFQPKYIFAAIDAGCAAVRVNPGNIKEFDGRVKEVAKAAGAAGIPIRIGVNAGSLDKRLLEKYGKATPEALVESALWEASLFEEHGFGDIKISVKHNDPVIMVEAYRQLAAQCDYPLHLGVTEAGPAFQGTIKSAVAFGALLSEGIGDTIRVSLSADPKEEVKVGDQILQSLNLRERGLEIVSCPSCGRAQVDVYTLAEEVTAALDGMDIPFRVAVMGCVVNGPGEARDADLGVASGNGKGQIFVKGEVIKTVPESQIVETLIEEALKLAEEQGIEIKEGGQAKVSITK; from the coding sequence GTGTCCACCCCACTCAACCTCGGTTTACCCAGCACCCAAGAACAGCCCCCGGTGTTGGCACCGCGTCGGAAAACCCGGCAATTGATGGTCGGTAATGTAGGGGTTGGTTCTGACTACCCAGTTTCGGTCCAATCGATGACGACCACCAAAACCCATGACGTCAACGCGACATTGCAGCAAATTGCTCAACTCACAGCCTCAGGCTGCGATATTGTTCGGGTGGCATGCCCAAAGACCGTCGACGCTGAGGCGCTGCCGATCATTGCGAAGAAATCACCAATCCCGGTAATCGCAGATATTCACTTCCAACCGAAATACATCTTTGCTGCCATTGATGCCGGTTGCGCGGCAGTGCGAGTAAATCCGGGAAATATCAAGGAATTCGATGGTCGAGTAAAAGAGGTGGCTAAAGCCGCAGGTGCTGCTGGCATTCCAATCCGTATCGGCGTTAACGCCGGTTCGTTAGATAAGCGTTTGCTGGAAAAATATGGAAAGGCAACCCCAGAGGCACTGGTTGAATCGGCATTATGGGAGGCCTCGCTTTTCGAGGAACATGGTTTTGGTGACATCAAAATCTCGGTAAAACACAACGACCCGGTCATCATGGTGGAGGCTTACCGCCAGCTGGCTGCACAGTGCGATTACCCACTTCACCTAGGCGTAACCGAGGCGGGACCAGCATTCCAAGGCACCATTAAATCAGCAGTGGCCTTCGGCGCATTGTTGTCGGAAGGCATCGGCGACACCATACGTGTGTCTTTATCAGCTGATCCGAAAGAAGAAGTAAAAGTTGGCGATCAGATCCTCCAATCCCTGAATTTGCGGGAACGCGGGTTGGAAATCGTCTCATGTCCTTCGTGTGGTCGGGCGCAGGTAGATGTGTACACCCTCGCGGAAGAAGTAACCGCCGCCTTGGATGGGATGGATATTCCATTCCGTGTTGCGGTTATGGGATGCGTTGTCAATGGGCCTGGCGAAGCTCGCGATGCCGACCTGGGCGTGGCGTCTGGAAACGGTAAAGGCCAGATCTTCGTTAAAGGCGAAGTGATTAAGACGGTTCCGGAATCCCAGATCGTTGAGACGTTGATCGAAGAGGCTTTAAAGCTTGCTGAGGAACAAGGGATTGAAATCAAAGAAGGCGGACAGGCCAAAGTCTCCATCACTAAATAA
- a CDS encoding ABC transporter ATP-binding protein: MTPKNIDPVMGALESSSEKAYSAPRALVPIAFEVVNLCKRFGNKIAVNNLSLSVPCGSIFGVVGPNGAGKTTMLNMATGLLRPDSGHAIICGHDMWTDPMAAKSAMGLLADGVPVFDRLTGGEYLEYLGALRGMDPVDVSTRTAELLSALGLTEARNQQIVDYSAGMTKKILLAGALLHNPRVLVLDEPLEAVDPVSGRIIQQILKAYAASGGTVVMSSHVMELVEGLCDHVAVIHQGEVRVVGTVEKLAAEQSLTDLFVSIVGGGELAEGQLAWLRQTSGELEQKGNSNGA, from the coding sequence ATGACACCAAAAAACATTGATCCGGTGATGGGGGCGTTGGAAAGCTCCAGTGAGAAGGCGTATTCAGCACCGCGAGCGTTGGTGCCAATCGCCTTTGAAGTGGTTAATTTATGCAAGCGGTTCGGGAATAAGATCGCGGTGAATAATCTTTCTCTCTCAGTGCCATGCGGCAGCATTTTTGGCGTTGTGGGCCCCAATGGGGCGGGAAAGACCACGATGCTCAACATGGCAACGGGACTGTTGCGCCCCGATTCTGGGCACGCCATTATATGTGGACACGACATGTGGACAGATCCCATGGCAGCGAAGTCCGCGATGGGGCTGTTAGCGGATGGGGTGCCAGTTTTTGACCGGTTGACTGGTGGCGAATATCTGGAATACCTCGGAGCATTGCGTGGGATGGATCCAGTCGACGTCTCCACCCGAACCGCCGAATTATTATCTGCGTTGGGGTTGACGGAAGCACGCAACCAACAAATAGTTGATTATTCCGCTGGCATGACCAAGAAAATCTTGCTAGCTGGCGCATTGCTGCATAACCCTCGTGTTTTAGTGTTGGATGAACCGTTGGAGGCCGTCGATCCGGTATCTGGGCGAATCATTCAACAGATTCTTAAAGCGTATGCTGCCTCTGGGGGAACTGTGGTCATGAGTTCCCATGTTATGGAATTGGTGGAAGGGCTGTGCGACCACGTGGCAGTCATCCATCAAGGGGAGGTTCGGGTGGTGGGTACCGTCGAAAAGCTTGCGGCTGAGCAGTCACTCACTGATTTATTTGTATCCATTGTCGGTGGTGGCGAACTCGCCGAGGGGCAATTGGCGTGGTTGCGCCAAACATCGGGTGAATTGGAGCAGAAAGGAAATAGCAATGGTGCATAA
- a CDS encoding ATP-binding cassette domain-containing protein translates to MDDVTLSYGSSAAVHVPHLEILPGTLTAVVGASGSGKTTLAKAIGGFDSQQLGVCGTVKRTGTIGFVAQDSFGVLNPLRRVDKQIALTAGSLPAAHQLLSAVKLAPHLHSRYPLQLSGGQRQRAAIAFALGVQPHLLLADEITSALDPIATSEIVYTLRELVAESKKTNNPMSVLFITHDLAAARALCPAVITMHPSETGTGYVAQYEREWQ, encoded by the coding sequence ATGGATGACGTAACGCTGAGCTACGGTTCATCAGCTGCGGTGCATGTTCCACATCTAGAAATTTTGCCAGGCACGTTGACCGCAGTAGTTGGAGCATCTGGTTCTGGAAAAACCACTCTCGCCAAAGCGATAGGGGGCTTCGACTCTCAACAACTTGGGGTTTGCGGCACCGTTAAGCGCACCGGAACTATCGGCTTTGTCGCCCAAGATAGCTTCGGTGTGCTCAACCCACTGCGTCGCGTCGACAAGCAAATCGCGTTAACCGCAGGTAGTTTACCTGCCGCGCATCAGTTACTCTCCGCGGTCAAACTCGCCCCACACCTGCATTCCCGTTATCCACTTCAACTTTCCGGCGGTCAACGACAGCGCGCAGCGATCGCCTTTGCGCTGGGAGTACAGCCACATCTGTTGCTTGCCGATGAAATCACCTCCGCTTTAGATCCCATCGCCACATCCGAAATTGTTTATACCCTACGTGAGCTGGTAGCCGAATCGAAAAAAACAAACAATCCCATGTCGGTTCTTTTCATCACACACGACCTCGCCGCCGCCCGAGCGTTATGCCCCGCCGTCATCACTATGCACCCATCTGAGACTGGTACCGGCTACGTAGCGCAGTATGAAAGGGAGTGGCAATGA